Proteins encoded by one window of Candidatus Sumerlaea chitinivorans:
- a CDS encoding Cytoplasmic axial filament protein CafA and Ribonuclease G, which produces MKRVLINVEDRELRVAILEDDQLTEFYIESLEDKTILNNIYKGRVEGVLPGLSAAFVNIGLERNAFLHFDDVRPDLRLQLWTEKQGEAAAATEEAAPSEYQPTEEELAVVATTTATPSEVPTEVAVKEPQMETRKSRRRRRGRRGGKKRFAGTQQPQPSNHAASTSTGGASFPPAASAPEQATQPPIQQGAIPSAEVQQAEPPSNVAPSTSREQRRRQRKKNRRAQPNQQRQQHPHPPRSQWTPPRPGADVIPGTRAATNPYDVFTPFAKPKKQNNQKSRRKGERQKTSQSGTATSYIFTPTTLPPDVALDKDSQEDFFGPKKSDEGWTGSDPHSAAGHENAGGGSEANKRTRRSSGRRRVVKRRGPAEYAVRRKKSSEPEPTEGASAAKKRTSSKRTSSTKSRATESSTRGKTSKTQRKKAATQTQTSKADEAPKRSRSARKTKSEKSQAEPIAGEAPVAGTLGGLPTDTKEQVSPVAELAALELAQSEVEQPAPKRSTRSRKKVKQQAPASAPTRPEVPSSPAGEQKPPTEEVRETATTEEKPRRRSTRGTRQRRKAEAGVAETAPTAVPQEEVALSQPEAPPALEPRTHEVQAPEVGAAGKATAVPSATGQDETETLGEGPVVAETVTELLSPVAVRETPEAVADQLPTESVAPPEKKQTRTGRSRREQARRRRERARAKTQEAVAPPSETTGEIPEASQQERVLETQAPLQVSIPELLVEAPELEVAAASAVEQEAEEVAEVVPEWIAEERVSEAELAAPSASTAVVEPLQPAAVPPARVHPRRIPSVPEALHKGDEIMVQVIKEEIGLKGARISTYLSLPGRYLVLLPYAREEGGVSRRVESVEERKRLKRLLRQIREERGLKDIGFIVRTAGVDRGEAEIRKDVDFLLNEWRKVQEREATSRAPALLYDDSDILYRLCRDVFDESISEILIDSRTEAENLRAILTNMIPELVDRVKVYEGVENIFSHFQVDRMLEKARRRKVWLKSGGYIIIDEAEALTAIDVNTGKFVGKDDQEKMILKTNLEAARVIARELKLRDIGGLIVIDFIDMRDPRNRETLLNEFRAYLKKDHAKTAVSNISEFGLVEMTRKRVRQSLRKTLFTDCPYCQGAGIVLNEQQIWIKIKYDIVAKLAKYVPAPDLRVIVHPQVKSFIERNYREVVRRLEKKYSAQISICDDKTIHIENYRFEVLQHPNSRPVEELQSQAEETKPTTVVTLEEPETFENQAPPDSSAPSSEEEPSPSLA; this is translated from the coding sequence ATGAAAAGAGTCCTGATCAATGTCGAGGATCGGGAGTTGCGAGTCGCCATTTTGGAGGACGATCAGCTCACCGAGTTTTATATCGAATCACTTGAAGACAAGACGATCCTGAACAACATCTACAAAGGACGTGTCGAAGGCGTCCTGCCGGGGCTGAGTGCTGCCTTCGTGAACATCGGGCTCGAGCGGAATGCCTTCCTGCATTTCGATGACGTCCGGCCCGACTTGCGGCTTCAACTGTGGACCGAAAAACAGGGTGAAGCCGCGGCTGCGACCGAAGAGGCGGCGCCCAGTGAGTACCAACCGACCGAGGAGGAACTTGCGGTCGTTGCGACGACCACAGCCACTCCTTCGGAGGTGCCCACGGAGGTTGCGGTGAAAGAGCCCCAAATGGAGACGCGAAAGTCGCGTCGCCGTCGCCGCGGGCGGCGCGGTGGCAAAAAGCGCTTTGCGGGCACTCAGCAACCTCAACCCTCCAACCACGCTGCCTCAACCTCCACCGGAGGCGCCTCGTTTCCTCCGGCGGCATCTGCGCCCGAGCAAGCCACGCAACCACCTATTCAGCAGGGAGCGATCCCGAGCGCAGAAGTTCAACAAGCCGAACCTCCCAGCAACGTCGCGCCTTCAACATCCCGCGAGCAGCGGCGTCGACAACGAAAGAAGAATCGTCGCGCCCAGCCCAACCAGCAGCGGCAGCAACACCCACACCCGCCTCGTTCGCAATGGACCCCGCCGCGGCCGGGTGCGGACGTGATCCCGGGGACGCGTGCTGCAACGAATCCTTACGACGTATTCACGCCCTTTGCGAAGCCTAAAAAACAGAATAATCAGAAATCCCGGCGAAAAGGTGAGCGTCAAAAAACATCGCAGTCGGGAACAGCCACCAGTTACATCTTTACTCCAACGACCTTGCCGCCAGACGTTGCTCTCGACAAAGACTCGCAAGAGGATTTCTTCGGACCGAAGAAGTCCGACGAGGGATGGACAGGGTCAGATCCTCACTCTGCAGCAGGTCACGAAAACGCAGGGGGAGGTTCGGAGGCAAACAAGCGAACCCGTCGCTCGTCAGGGCGACGTCGCGTTGTGAAGCGACGAGGGCCAGCCGAATACGCCGTGCGCCGCAAGAAAAGCTCAGAGCCAGAACCCACGGAAGGAGCGTCCGCTGCAAAAAAGCGGACCTCTTCCAAGCGCACCTCGTCCACTAAAAGTCGTGCAACTGAGTCGAGCACTCGGGGTAAGACCAGCAAAACGCAACGGAAGAAGGCGGCCACTCAAACGCAGACATCAAAAGCCGACGAAGCGCCCAAGCGTTCGCGCAGCGCTCGAAAAACAAAATCTGAGAAGAGTCAGGCCGAGCCCATCGCTGGGGAGGCTCCAGTCGCAGGTACGCTCGGCGGCCTTCCGACGGACACGAAAGAACAAGTTTCACCAGTCGCTGAGCTCGCGGCGTTGGAACTCGCGCAATCGGAAGTAGAACAGCCAGCTCCGAAACGTTCCACGCGTTCGCGAAAAAAGGTGAAGCAGCAAGCACCCGCGTCGGCGCCCACCCGGCCAGAGGTTCCCTCAAGCCCTGCCGGAGAGCAAAAGCCTCCAACCGAAGAGGTTCGGGAGACTGCGACGACTGAGGAAAAGCCACGACGGCGAAGCACGCGTGGGACGCGACAGCGACGCAAAGCCGAGGCCGGTGTGGCCGAAACTGCTCCTACAGCAGTTCCTCAGGAAGAGGTTGCCTTGTCTCAGCCCGAAGCGCCTCCCGCCCTTGAGCCCAGAACCCATGAGGTACAGGCACCCGAGGTTGGTGCAGCGGGAAAAGCCACGGCTGTCCCAAGCGCCACGGGCCAAGACGAAACGGAGACGCTTGGAGAAGGACCTGTTGTCGCGGAAACGGTCACAGAGCTGCTGTCGCCTGTTGCCGTTAGAGAAACGCCCGAAGCAGTTGCAGACCAACTGCCAACGGAGAGCGTAGCGCCCCCAGAGAAAAAGCAAACGCGCACTGGCCGATCCCGTCGCGAGCAAGCGCGCCGGCGGCGGGAACGAGCGCGTGCCAAGACCCAAGAGGCTGTGGCTCCGCCATCCGAGACAACCGGTGAAATTCCCGAAGCTTCCCAGCAGGAGAGGGTGCTGGAAACGCAGGCCCCCTTGCAAGTTTCCATCCCCGAGTTGTTGGTCGAAGCACCCGAGCTCGAAGTGGCAGCAGCCTCCGCAGTGGAACAAGAAGCTGAAGAAGTTGCTGAGGTTGTGCCCGAGTGGATTGCTGAGGAAAGAGTCTCGGAAGCGGAACTCGCTGCGCCATCTGCCTCAACGGCCGTAGTTGAGCCACTTCAGCCAGCAGCTGTACCTCCTGCCCGTGTGCATCCTCGGCGGATTCCGAGCGTCCCAGAGGCCTTGCATAAAGGCGACGAGATTATGGTGCAGGTCATCAAGGAGGAAATCGGCCTCAAGGGAGCACGGATCTCGACTTATCTTTCGCTTCCGGGGCGTTATCTCGTGTTGTTGCCATACGCGCGGGAGGAGGGGGGAGTCTCGCGCCGTGTGGAAAGCGTGGAAGAGCGAAAGCGCCTGAAGCGCCTGCTCCGTCAGATTCGAGAGGAGCGCGGGCTCAAAGACATTGGTTTCATTGTTCGAACGGCGGGAGTGGATCGGGGGGAAGCAGAGATTCGCAAAGATGTGGATTTCCTGCTCAACGAGTGGCGTAAGGTCCAAGAACGCGAAGCTACGTCGCGTGCCCCCGCCCTGCTCTACGACGATAGCGATATTCTTTATCGGCTCTGTCGCGATGTGTTTGATGAGAGCATTTCTGAGATTCTCATTGATTCGCGCACAGAGGCCGAAAACCTGCGCGCAATCCTTACCAATATGATCCCGGAACTCGTGGACCGCGTCAAAGTCTACGAAGGGGTCGAGAACATTTTTTCACACTTCCAAGTGGATCGCATGCTCGAGAAAGCCCGCCGACGGAAGGTGTGGCTGAAGAGCGGTGGCTACATCATCATTGATGAAGCAGAAGCATTGACCGCCATCGACGTGAACACAGGCAAATTCGTGGGCAAGGACGATCAGGAGAAGATGATCCTGAAAACGAATCTCGAGGCGGCTCGGGTGATTGCCCGCGAACTCAAACTCCGCGACATCGGCGGCCTGATCGTGATCGATTTCATCGACATGCGCGATCCCCGCAATCGCGAGACCTTACTCAACGAATTCCGGGCCTATCTCAAAAAAGACCATGCGAAAACGGCGGTCTCGAATATCAGCGAGTTTGGCCTCGTGGAGATGACTCGCAAGCGAGTGCGGCAAAGCCTGCGCAAGACCCTCTTTACGGACTGCCCCTACTGCCAGGGAGCCGGCATCGTCCTCAACGAGCAACAGATCTGGATTAAGATAAAGTATGACATTGTCGCCAAGCTCGCGAAATACGTCCCAGCGCCCGACTTGCGTGTGATTGTGCATCCTCAAGTGAAATCCTTCATTGAGCGCAATTATCGGGAGGTGGTGCGGCGCCTCGAAAAGAAGTATTCTGCACAGATTTCCATCTGTGATGACAAGACCATCCACATAGAGAACTATCGGTTCGAAGTGCTCCAGCACCCGAATTCACGCCCGGTGGAGGAGCTGCAATCCCAAGCGGAGGAGACCAAGCCGACAACCGTTGTCACCCTCGAAGAGCCAGAAACGTTTGAGAATCAAGCACCGCCGGATTCCTCCGCTCCGAGCTCTGAGGAGGAACCGTCACCTTCTTTGGCTTAG
- a CDS encoding Beta-hexosaminidase, GH3 family, giving the protein MRTTILIAALIVALKLAVAASAQSEVLCSTLLPTGEETTAPALSEFSVQQAASSEARMLLPAYPLRSPGGRPLREPDDNWVEATLARMTLDDKLGQMIMPSYSASTADSMVTTYRVGGFIFLGNSNIASDLHAATTHLQGITSVPLIFAIDCEAGLGARVTNATRMPLNMAVGASQRKDLAGLAGRVTARECRSVGIHIGFGPVLDVNTEPINPIIGVRSYSDSPQLVAKMAEAYVEGARSEGLLCTFKHFPGHGATTGDSHNSLPVVSIPCDELEANHVFPYRELLGRGLGDLVMSAHVWYECLDPGSTAWPATLSTNALTGILRTELGYQGAVISDSFGMAGLLQAANTYDAARIGVQAGLDIILMPTNVSDAIAGLRDAVQGGQIPQARIDQAVRRILRLKSRVGMPEETTVPASRMTATIGHPDHLAIAAALAQSAICTARVQPGEFPIQPQHKVLCLSLDASSSIFYLYSGSFFMNAFAELHANVTTQTVSTSISASQRAAIVSNSANFDRVVVISRDWKPTIASAQVALVQALIDAGRSVAYCSFGSPYHINQFANLRNFYCGFSSHYETQREMARVLLGLSQPQGTWPVVQPDGSPPAPWREQIPTASSVTDWDAYVEKAAER; this is encoded by the coding sequence ATGCGCACCACGATTCTTATCGCCGCACTCATAGTCGCGCTGAAATTGGCAGTGGCGGCTTCCGCCCAGTCCGAGGTTCTGTGTTCTACGCTCTTGCCAACAGGAGAAGAAACAACCGCTCCGGCGCTATCGGAATTCTCAGTCCAGCAGGCGGCCTCGTCGGAAGCGCGAATGCTTTTGCCCGCCTATCCCTTGCGTTCGCCCGGTGGACGGCCCCTCCGCGAACCCGATGACAACTGGGTAGAAGCGACTCTTGCGCGCATGACGCTCGATGACAAACTTGGGCAAATGATCATGCCCTCCTACAGCGCGTCCACCGCGGATAGCATGGTCACCACCTATCGGGTGGGGGGATTCATTTTCTTGGGCAACTCGAATATCGCATCGGACCTGCATGCTGCCACAACCCACCTCCAAGGAATTACGTCGGTGCCATTGATCTTTGCGATTGATTGCGAAGCCGGGCTTGGCGCGCGGGTGACAAATGCTACCCGCATGCCACTTAACATGGCAGTGGGGGCTTCTCAGCGTAAGGATCTTGCGGGCCTTGCCGGCCGGGTCACTGCTCGCGAGTGCAGATCCGTCGGTATCCACATTGGTTTTGGGCCGGTGCTCGACGTCAACACGGAGCCCATCAACCCCATCATTGGGGTTCGCTCTTATAGCGATTCTCCGCAACTCGTCGCGAAAATGGCGGAAGCGTACGTCGAAGGGGCGCGCAGCGAAGGGTTGCTATGTACGTTCAAACACTTCCCCGGCCACGGCGCCACCACCGGTGACTCCCACAATTCTTTGCCCGTCGTGAGCATTCCGTGCGACGAATTGGAAGCTAATCACGTTTTCCCCTATCGCGAGCTACTCGGGCGCGGACTTGGCGATCTTGTGATGAGTGCGCACGTTTGGTATGAATGCCTCGATCCGGGAAGCACAGCTTGGCCCGCCACTCTTTCCACGAATGCGCTGACGGGGATTTTGCGCACGGAGCTCGGCTACCAAGGGGCGGTCATTTCGGATTCATTCGGGATGGCAGGGCTTCTGCAGGCAGCAAACACCTACGATGCCGCTCGGATTGGCGTGCAAGCCGGACTCGACATTATCCTCATGCCGACGAACGTAAGCGATGCCATTGCGGGGTTACGCGATGCGGTGCAGGGCGGACAGATTCCGCAGGCGCGCATTGACCAAGCTGTGCGGCGAATCCTTCGCCTGAAAAGTCGTGTCGGAATGCCGGAGGAAACCACAGTGCCCGCGAGCCGAATGACGGCCACAATTGGTCACCCGGATCATCTTGCGATCGCAGCCGCGCTTGCGCAGAGCGCCATCTGTACGGCTCGCGTCCAACCCGGCGAGTTTCCGATCCAGCCGCAGCACAAGGTGCTTTGCCTCTCGCTCGATGCCTCGTCCTCGATCTTCTATCTCTACTCGGGAAGCTTTTTCATGAACGCCTTTGCGGAGCTGCATGCGAATGTGACGACGCAAACGGTCAGTACCTCAATCAGTGCTTCGCAACGTGCAGCAATCGTCTCCAATTCCGCTAACTTTGACCGCGTCGTTGTGATCAGTCGCGACTGGAAGCCAACAATCGCGTCTGCTCAGGTGGCCCTTGTCCAAGCCCTGATCGATGCCGGACGTTCTGTTGCCTACTGCTCGTTCGGGAGCCCGTACCACATCAACCAGTTTGCGAATCTCCGCAATTTCTACTGTGGATTCTCAAGCCACTACGAGACGCAGCGGGAGATGGCGCGTGTGTTGCTTGGGCTGTCGCAGCCGCAGGGGACGTGGCCGGTTGTGCAGCCCGACGGCTCTCCTCCAGCGCCTTGGCGTGAGCAAATTCCGACCGCGTCTTCCGTCACGGACTGGGATGCTTATGTGGAAAAAGCCGCCGAGCGGTAG